The segment CCTGCGATCACGATTTGTTCACAAGCAAGAATTAGACAAGACAAATATAACTATACTCAGAATGGATTAATAATAATGTTAAAACAAAAGTAAGTGAAAagcagcaaaagggagtgtacaagtttctaatagggtggcaacgcgcttgtgacactgtttgagttgcaggcgtccataggttacggtgaccgctttacatcaggcgggccgtatgcttgtttgccaccgacgtagtataaaagtACTAATAAGACCgaaaattatatttagatagatgAACCAATCAGATCACATGTAGGTACTGCCTTATTAAGTAGTGACTAATTAGCTTTTGTTTTATGTTTAAGCAATACAGAAGGTTGGACTGCTGAGGATTACCAAAAGTTTCATTCGGCGTTGGTTTTATGTGCAAGTGAAGATgaaattacatataattatacttttctTCAATATGCTATTGACATGGATATATTTTTCGAGgtgaatttacatttttaaagaaTCACTCATAACCAAACATTGTAACTTTCCCAGGAATATTGGTGCAGTATTGTCATGTTAAAGGAATATATTATATGTCTGAAGTCAGCCTGGACgaattcctttatttctaccaTGCTGAAAAAGTTAGGATGACTACTtataacaaatataattataaatactttGTTGTTTTGTAGGTTGCTCCAAAACATGCAGATATATTTCATCAGTGCCAGTGGCGGAATAAAGTGGACTGTTTAAATGAATTTCGTCCAACTTTAACCGCGGATGGCGTGTGCCACACTTTTAATAACTTGGCCACAGACGACATATTTCGAAAAAGCAGGTAAAAATGaaacaaatatattatacgactAGGAGTTTTAGGTtagcgtggtacggtcatgtgatgaggagggatgaatctataatttaaaaaaataatgttaaagaTGAATGTTGTtagatggagagggaggggtaaactcAAACAGCAATGGATGGATTGCGTATCAAAAGATAAATAATACGAGAACAAAGTAAATGCTGAGACGAAGAAAggtagaggagaatggaagttGAAGACAAGTTGTACCGACCCAACATTGCTTGGGATAAGGGTAAAGGTAAGGGACAGATTCAAAAAGATTTGACTACTTCATGGTACAGGATCGGGAAATTTCATTTCCTTGTTATTTAACTTGTATATTTTCCAGCCTTGACTTTAAGCAAAGACAATACTACCTGAACACATCTACTCCTGCAAAAGGCTGGTCTCACGAGGAGAATTACTACAGTTCTGAAAATGACACATACCCGAGACGTGGCCGGGtaagtaattataataaatactgtattttacaatatgaatgcaaataaaacaataagtttTACGATGTTTTATTTTGCAAGGCAAATGGGGCAAGAGAAGATCTCTACATACTACTAAAAGAAGTAAGAGATCGAGACTTTGGATGCGATGGACAAACTCGACCCGGTTATAAGGTTAGTGGGTGAGATGGGAAGTGTAATGTTGATCCTCCTCACGAGAGATAAGGAGATTTAAAAGGTATCTAATACTTCTCATCTAATAGTCGttacaaaatattacattaaaaagagaaaaaaactagCAGTACGAAAGTAACTAATATACCTCTAATGTTAATTCCTGAGAGACGTTCATAAGTACTGTATAATATTTCTCTGAATAATTGTCAATAATTGTCTAAAGATAAGTAACGCACAAATAATTTTTCTAAACTGATTCTATATTAGCCAATGTTGTTTTGGAAATATCAATGGTACCATTAATTTGTCAGTGACCAAGTCGTCCTTGTTCCAAAACTGCAATTTTATCTGAAACTACTATTCATATTATCATTTTGACAACCCTTACAATTCATCCACATGCTTACAATATCCAATCACCAAATATCCAATCAAGTTAAATTAATATGTGACAAGTTTTGTTCTCAAtctatattacaattattaggTTTACCTACATCACCCTGCTGAACTGCCTCAAGCATCGCTCCACAGTTACGCGGCACAGCCAGGGAAGACCACTTCGTTCGCTATCAAACTCGACATCTTGGATACGGCACAGGAACTCGCGGGCTATGCACCAGACGTGTAATTATTTTGCTTATTGTATATTCTTTACAATGTTCCAGTTGTTGCTTAATGTTTTAGATAAATTGAAGATCATTGAAAGACCTCGGatgataatttttttgttggaaTCTTTTACATTTTGTCCATATATATATTTGATCAGATGTATCTTTTATTGAGTTCTGTGTCACTTATCACATCGGTCGCATCTGATTTTACTATGACCCCTTAGGCAGTTGTGTAAGACTTTATCACCAAGTAAGTGTAAGACTTTATCACCAATAAAACGTTGTTGTTACAAAGTCAGTTGTTTTAGATGGCTCTAATGCTCACCTTATTATGTTCATATTTTCAGCCGTCAATGTTATTTTACATCGGAAAGATATTTGCagtttttccaaaaatatactTCTTCAAACTGTCAGCTAGAGTGTCTCGCTAACTACACCATTCAGAATTGCGGGTGTGTCAACTTCTACATGCCACGTTAGTAtagcattattttatttattttcttttatactATCTTCCTAATCTGGATAGAATTCAACTTTTTGATTACGAAGATTGTTGCAGTTACCATTATTAATTTGTATGTACTACTActacagtagtagtagtaaactctttattgtacaattaataacaaaaacacAGTAAatacagtaaagaacagtacaaaaGCGAatttatccctttgagggatttcttccagttaacctttgagtgaatgagaggataaaaagagatgagggtgacaaatgcagcaacatgtacaacaaggtaccagaaatacaaaaaattaaataaatacacacataATTTATGGGAATGAacaaatattacataaaaaaaggAATGGAGAAATTACACTAAAAATGGGAAAAGAACAATTGAGAATTTAAATAATACAGACGTTGAGACAGTGAGAAAACACAACTCATAACCGATCGCTTAGATTAGCAATCAGATAGCCACAGATTTTTCAATTTCGACTTGAGCGATGCAACCGGCTGTGCTTGCCTGATCGAAGTAGGcagctcattccacagtttaaccgCACGCACCACGAACGACTTGTATGTTATCATGTTTTGATTTGCGTTACTTTAGAAGTAGGACCTAATCAAGCGGAAGATTGCCTACACATATTATTATGCGCTGGATTATTAGTTCGTTTAATTGGCCAATCTCTAAGACTATGTCTGCGGTCGAATTTGATTGCCACGACGTCTTGATATATTTTGTATGAACAAATATGGGTTACGGCAATACATTACAGACATTAAAATATAGACATTCTCATTTAAAAGACGTAATAAAAGGCCCTTTGAAATGTGTTACAATTGTAGACTATAACgaataattgtattatttttctattAAGGTAACGAAAGCACGGCAATATGCAAAGGAGATAAATTGCAATGCATAGAAGATGCTCTTGGTAAGCAAAACATACTATCACGGTCACTAATGATAAATAATGAATCTTATTGCAAAGTAAGATACGTATATTTATGTAGTCAAATAActattgaacccatatcccattgTAAACTTCTGGAGAGATGCAGGATTTAGTAGTTTTATTAATATAGGCTTTTGCTGCTTCAGATCAATATGCTGATGAAGAAGATTTAAACGATAGTGAAAGTGGCCGCTGCGGATGCCTCCCTGAATGCCATGAAGTGAATTACGATGCCGACGTTGTTGTATCAAAACTGGACTTGCACGAATTTAAGCAAAgatacaaacaactacaaattaataaaaagagCATTAAATATGATAACGGGATTCCACAGGAGGGTTATGAGACTAATAACAGTAGCAACAACTTCGAGAATGACACTGAGATTGATGTTTATGCTTCAGATGAATTGTAAGTTAAGTAATATGAGTCATAAATTTTGCACCCAAAGATACATATTTTTCATATACAttgaaatgatgaaaaaatcaAGTTTTGCCAAAGTAATGACGGTTTAAATAAAGAATCGGTCACGAGTCTAATTCGTAGGAGGTACCTAATAAAATTATAGTTCCCTCAATACAGTTGTGATGTGAATCCCTGGCCTTAGCGTTTATTTTAGACGGTTTATGGgaatgaaattaaatattaaactgCGATCAGAAGATTCCAGGTACGATTCCTgacagggtcgccatgtaatgACATTTCACATCTGTACTCCTCTGTGGGGTGTAAATTTACACAACACGCTCGGATTATAGATGTAGCGTCTAAAATAAGATACGTACGCCACCTATATATGTAATAGTCTAGGCTAGGCCATGTCACTAGAGGGGTGAGGCCTAGCACACactataaaacaaaaaatagagATTTCGTGTGAACTTTTATCAGGTGTTTACCTACTTATAAGAATCTTTACAGGGTTGGAATGTCAGTAATCCGGATCTACTACCGCCGCCCCCGTTTCGTGGCCATGGAACGCTCGGAGCTGGTCGGGCTGTCGCAATTCCTGGCTGACGTTGGCGGCACGCTTGGCCTGTTCCTTGGCTTCTCCTTCCTTACCCTGGCCGAGATCTTCTACTTCTTCTCGATCAAGTAAGGCATTTTAAGTAGctttacattttacatttcatCAGTTATATTATTGGtctcgagatttttttttgcatttttttgtaataaagagGGAGGTCGGAGGAGCTTAATGAAAGTTTTAATTAAACATTGTAATATGGGGCCTATtgtataacaatttacaattcCTTTTATAAGAAAGAAAGTTCCACGTGTGACAAatattgtaaattgttatacaATAGGCCCCTGGTTGTGTTTCAAATTTGTAGAATTGTCTCAATGAATATTAGTCGTCTGTGCAAACAAGGCAGAGCCaacgataaaagcttgtaattttttaaacttCTTTGGGGTTTACTTTATGCAAAACCAATTTCCTCTGATCCGGTTCAATGGTTTATGCCTGAATCGGACACATATGCAGGCAGACAGAGTTACAGCAGCATAAAAAGTACAtaagtaattaatattaaatagagAATTATTAAGCCTTATTGACATTATTCGTAGCAAATTCATAAGTTGTTTATTGTTTCAGGCTGTGCTGTACTTTTCAACGCCAGGAATCAAAGAAAAGTGAAAACTCAAGCAATATCGACGATGTCTAGATCCCTCAATTTAAAAACACTTTTATTTTGACtacttatttgtaaatatttaatgttGCTCATttacataatccatactaatattataaatgggaaagtgttgtgttttgtttgtccgtctttcacggcaaaatggagcgacgaattgacgtgatttttaagtggagatagttgaagggatggagagtgacataggctactttttgtctctttctaacgcgagcgaaggcgCGCTCAAAAGCTAGTACACAATAAAGCCTGTTCTATATAATTATGACATCTAATTGATGTAATTTTGTTATCATGCATTTGGTTGTACCCACTATACATTACTGTATTAATACGAGCGAGCTGCTTGATAATTTAAATGATGTGTCAAATATTATGCGGAACTATCCTGGTCCCTattttgtcacttgtcataaataatattatgtatcacttttgcacaatatttgtgtcgcttaacttcaaacggGAAAATCCAATTCTGCTTAAAagttgattatgtataaaaacgtATATTtataatctgaaaaataatcaaccttataacagaatggatttaatgagcttttgtgtaaaataaaagtatttgtaTGAATCAAaatgtaatgaaataaatactttCGCAACGAAAATAAACACAGGTTTATTTTGGTACCTTTTGTATTAAACTTAAGGTGCTATATAGGCCACATATTAGACCGCAATAATAATATGAGTTCCCTTAGCATTAAAATTGCACAGTTTTAATGCATTAGTATAGTTATAATTTACATTTGAAACAGTCTCGAAAGTTTTTGGTAGACTTTGTAGGCTTAGTTTAGTTTTTGTAGGCTTTTTTTTGTTACACACAAGtccaaaaatatctgaacacagtTCGTATAAGCGTGCAGACATAACTTAACGCGATTGTACCCAAGTTTACGATAAAATTGCATACGAGTAACTACGCACTTCATTTCGCAAAAGTTCAAGGACGTTCCGAACTAATTAAATCAAATTTATCGGCGTGACCAGAGCCTCTATCACGTTAACGTTTTAAAATACGTAACTCGATAGCGTAAACGTAACGTAGATTACATATAGGCCAGTAAAATGAATCAGATCACATGTAATCGTCAGCCGAGGTCAACAAAACATGTAATCTGAGGCTTCATTTTTAACTGGCTATGGTctgtatactatttttctgttcgacgaAGCAGGAAAGCGGTAACTTAGTCTAGCGCAGCAGTCGGAAAATTGACGCTTTCCGGTCGGAAGACAGAATAATATATTCTATTTAATTTTTGGTTCCAGTAAGTAACCATttcgctccttgaaaaacatagtgtcattaaatgaaaaacgtcttttttgggtacaatggtttaaagttttgaaatttttgaattgtcaaaaattgccatttttagaacaaacttgtaattttttggcagatctTGTTAGGTTTGTGACTAAACCTGATAgatataatagtaaattgtattttttttattttgtttctaagataattaagcttaaacaaaatggtagtgacacttttccatttatttttgtttagggacacatgacaactttatatcttcgttttaatttgtggaaaaatgacactatagccattttttatgaaatttaccttttattttaatgaataattagcaatcaaaccaccttttatgtatatacattaaaatttattgaattaaatgacattcggtctcaaaccctgtatctatttagcattactgcccttaaaaactagtgtaaacactcctggcttgccctcttaaacaataaaatatatctaaaaaaatattagaaacaaaaatcactttcagtcttgacatttgcgttagtaatacaacatttattttactatccataaaattcatgacattttatacaaaaaattaaaattgtcaggAAAAAGTAACTTTAGTTAAGTACTTTAGTGCATGCaggttaaaattaataaaaaaaagaatcgcaataaaatcaacaaatatcgaaaaaatcctccctctggcccttcctgtagcttccatgcgatcagttatggacctgatcagtgttacgatcagtttttgaggaatattttcccattcCTCAATAACTACGGCTTCCAGCTCGTTGAGAGTGGCTGGAGCAGGATCCCGTGACCAAACAAGCAGTTTTAACTCATCCCAGAGATATTCGATCAGGTCGGGGCTCGTTGCTGCCACTCCATTACGGTGCATTCCGACCTCATGCATCAGGGAGTCCCGCACTATCAAGGCAGTATGGCAACGGGCGTAGACGTGCATGAATTGGAAATCAGGTCCAAAAAATTCAGCGTACGAGACCATACGTTCTTCTAAGATCTCCATAATGTAACTGCCTGCAGTTaaggatccgttttgccgtcgatgGAAATGCCGCCCCAGAACATGCACGAGCCGCTCCCGTAACTGACTGTTTCTTCGGTGAAGACTGGTGTAAACTGCTCTCCTTGACTCCTGTACACCCTTTTGCGTCTATAGTTGGTGTAAATGATCTCCTTCGTCTCGTTGGGGAACAAACTTTCCCCTATTGCTGCAACGTCCAATCCTCTCTGGCTCTGGCTTCAATTGGTAGCCTCTGTCAGCTCTtcggggtaacattttcttctccctcaatcttcttctgatcatggagacactcactacagttcttcgagctgttctaagcagtatctgcagctcaggagcgataagaaagcggttccgcaaagaggccgatacaaggtaccggtcgtctctagcggtggtgcagcgtcttctctcagatcctggcctcctgatgtagctactggtctccagaaaccgcaacaagactcgtcgcacccggaaacggatgcttaggcgttcagcaacttgctaCTGCCGTAGTCCGTTTAGGAGCAGTACCACCACTTGAGCTGCTTTTTCTGGTGTTTAACCACTATTGCcttcaaggtttttttttctgcaggcgttcgtcctcggtgacttttggagtgcaaaagatccacatgacacctttacagctccttctaaaaccgtctggggtagcacacctagagtcccattaaaatcgcatcaataccttttttttcaaaccacggcagattggcgattattgcttttaagaaagttgtacaccttttctcttaaagggctttaattgtactttgaaatgatacaaatattgatagattgcagtcaataagattagagatatttttgcttgaaacgattttgcgcgaggtgagattttttttttgacgacgtggtataccctaacttatgcgaagtttagtcggccgcttgaaatgtgcatgctcgtggcgatgtagcaaataggtgatctgtagatgctggtgtgtttatactattattgatgattgctttgaatttttgagccttgaatatcgttgagccattttttactgtaacaaacaaatatacttaattatggctaataatttagttatattaatgcacaagaaatttatccactagcaatcatagtttttatattgtatcttaaattagtaattgtgtcttgtagatcataaaaatagcaattacttcgtaaaaaataattatacaaaaaataattttaatttttattagcgctgtatataggtattttacaaaaaaatagagtaaaatgtctttttcatagaatttcatcaaaattgtgtaggtttatgtgctaaacttaaatggaacaatggtattaaacgtaatatgtctagaaggtaattaatcattaactgttttgtaattttaattaccgcaaagcatgacataaaacttaaagtgacaataatcagtcaacgcacttaaagctaccattaccagttaaaatggctttaaactcataacagcggtattccatttctttgcaagcgtaattatggtaattcatacaatcaaaaatgacactaaacagataatgacgattcattcatgcaaattatttttagcgagttaagaccataacgtcattttaagtaaaagtacagtacaactttatttttaacctgcattaagcctaatagtttaaagccaaaccgtcattacgtgcacagtgtcactatacctatctcaaaacgtttagaatcgttaaagtactagtgtcattatagcaaaaatgacactgttactttaaaatgaaactcaatattgaatagttattacaagttcaaagtgacactttaaggattgatacaatgttccataagaaaattgtcatacttaccattcaatctcgcggaacaccgtcactaaacacaaaatgacaactttcggcttagagttcactacattttgatcggcgtccaggtcattaatgcaaacatgacattgttcccgtcccccacgcgtctattcccactattcgccatagtgacattagcgccccctgtcgcttctaagcgagctaaatcgataggtgtctttgcattgcgttcgttatgaatgcgcgacctagatggcgttgttaactaaaaacctatgttttttggatagtgtcactatgtttttcaaggagcgattTGGTGGCgttgttcttttttttcttactttctttAGTTATCATTATTGTAGCATAGTCTCAAACTCTTACTAAGGCAACTAACTCTCCAACTATCCAATGATTTTAACCGGATCCGGTAGTATTTTTATGCCATAAGCGTCCAACAAGTGCACCCGAAACACCGTAAGGCTCCGAATCGGTTAATTTTTCATTGGTTCATTTAATAGTTTAGCTCTGCGAAGCAGGAAGCTCCTAAAAATGCCGGATCTGGGCGAATTACCGGATTCACTGTACCGGATTACAATCCCTAGTAACTCGATGCACTAACGTTACCCGTCACAGTAATAAAAACTTGGTTCACATatttaatttgaccttgaaacaGGAATACCTTTTTACCTGACCGGTTTTAAAAATCATTAAGGATCGCGGATGTGATGCGCCGAAAAACAATTCTAAAAGGCtgcatttattattaatatagaCTTGTTGGATCAGTACGATTTGAACTTTATACCAACTCTGTTGTGGTGTTTAGAATAgataatatacctatttaaagGATTACTGCCATGAGTGAGAATTGAACTAAATAATGGCTTATGTTTTTGTGATTCAGTTTTAGACAGAGagagtatttttttgttttgaagGTAAAAGTAATACCATTAATGTTTAAACTGGATTTTCCGAATTAATTAACACCATCAGTTTAGCGTGACAGCTGTTAATAAATAGTTCTAGGTCACAAGTAAGGTAAGTGCTGCATTAGTTAATTCATTGAAGTAAATACAGACTAGTTAATAGTTACTAGAAAACTTTGACGTGAACAGTCGTCTTTGAATACTTTGTTTGTTGATATTTCATTGTGTTGCCTGATCAGTGTTTTCTGGGGATATCAAAGTAGGTGCTTACAGTGGCCTATTTTaccacagtgacacttgacattgacaattctgtgcctatttctgggttgataagtaactttgttactcagcgtcaatatttccttgttgaacaggcaatgaaaggcgaaatgtcactgtcgggcgacaatttgtcactattgtgaaaaAGGCCACAGAATAACAAAGTGAGTTACACAAGAGACGCAAACACAAGACACaagagcgctggtggcctagcggtaagagcgtgcgactttcgatccggaggtcgcgggttcaaaccccggctcgcaccaatgaggttttcggaacttatgtgcgaaatgtaatttgatatttgccagtcgcttttcggtgaaggaaaacatcgtgaggaaactggactaatcccaataaggcctagttaccctccgggtcggaaggtcagatggcagtcgctttcgtaaaactagtacctacgtcaaatgccgggataacgcaaggaggatgatgatgacataaGAGGCGCAAAATAAACCCATTTGAACCATATtgaccactgtagaaccttttcacagtgaAAATCGAAGTAGCTTCCATGACAAATACAGCACGGTGTTAATAAGGCAAGGATCTAGAGTGGCatgatataattaataaaaaaaaaacctgttatacaataaagtgattactactctTGCTAGTGCTATCTTCTTAGTGTGAAAATATCTTTCCTTGGGTATAATTCTTAtgtttattgtgtttttttttagaatgccgcaaatcactaaagaaaattCAATGGAACCAGAAAGGAGAAAAATTGGAAGTGGACTGTGTCATAATTTTCTGGTACAAATTTTTCACGATTTTGCGGAAAACACTACACTAAATGGGTTAAAATACATCGCAGGAAAAGGATTTTCGTTTTTAGAGAGGTATGGAGTTGATTTTACTATTTTagagcataaaatattttttttaagaaagttttttttttttataccacgtcggtggcaaacaggtatacggcccgcctgatggaaagcggtcaccgtaacctatggacgcccgcaactcaaggggtgtcacgtgcgcgttgccgacccattacaaacttgtacactccttttttgaagaaccccatactgtagttcatcgggaatacctcgacagggagctcattccacagccggagcgttcgtgggaggaaattcctctgaaaccgcacggtgcgcgaccatttaggttgcaaggtgtgtggatgagcgccctgtcgatggcgagcggtgcgatgataaaaagtggccgttggcatcatgtcaaacagttcttcagaacacaacccattgtacaggcgatagaacacacataaggaggcgaagtccctccttagacttaagggttcaataccgcctgtgagtttgggatcgtcgacaattcgtatagcgcgtctctggatcgagtcaaagggtccaagctggtattcaggtgctcctgcccaaaggtgacagcagtaCTCCATGTGGGGTCTAACTTGCGACTTGTACAAAAGAAGTCTTTGCCCCGGAGTAAAGTATCCCCTCGCTCTGTTGAGCACACAGAGCTTTTTGGATGCCAACGCAGCTTTCCCTTCCAAGTGACAACGGAATTGGACGCTACTCGAAATGTCGACTCCGAGGATCCCAATACTTCCTGACAAGGTAAGGGCTGTGCCTTGAAACTGTGGAACCACAGTAAATGGGGTTTTCTTAGCGGTGAACGCACACACCTGTGTCTTAGTGGGATTGAAACAGACTAGGTTGTCCCGACCCCACACCGAGACTCCGGACAGAATCCTCTCGATGTCCGACACAGGCTTTTCACGACTTTCTAGCACCACTGAACGAGGGATATTAGCACGGCCCGTGTAAAATGTATCCCCAGTACTGTCATCCGCATAGCAATGGATGTCGCCGATAGACAACATGTCATTGATATGCAGCAAGAACAGCGTTGGGGATAGCACAGAACCTTGCGGGACGCCAGCGTTTATGTCCATGCTATCGGAGCAGCTACCGTCTACTACGGCTCGTATGCGTCTGCCGGACAAAAGGCTGGCAATCCATTTGCATAATCCCTCGGGCAGTCCATAAGATGGTAACTTCGACAAAAGGCCCCTATGCCAGACCCGATCAAATGCCTTCGCTATATCTAGGCTAACTGCCAATGCCTCAC is part of the Leguminivora glycinivorella isolate SPB_JAAS2020 chromosome 3, LegGlyc_1.1, whole genome shotgun sequence genome and harbors:
- the LOC125224972 gene encoding pickpocket protein 28-like, which gives rise to MMVYKSYKKFDTSAVAVTLKEHTVSVNEYPFPAITICSQARIRQDKYNYTQNGLIIMLKQNNTEGWTAEDYQKFHSALVLCASEDEITYNYTFLQYAIDMDIFFEVAPKHADIFHQCQWRNKVDCLNEFRPTLTADGVCHTFNNLATDDIFRKSSLDFKQRQYYLNTSTPAKGWSHEENYYSSENDTYPRRGRANGAREDLYILLKEVRDRDFGCDGQTRPGYKVYLHHPAELPQASLHSYAAQPGKTTSFAIKLDILDTAQELAGYAPDVRQCYFTSERYLQFFQKYTSSNCQLECLANYTIQNCGCVNFYMPRNESTAICKGDKLQCIEDALDQYADEEDLNDSESGRCGCLPECHEVNYDADVVVSKLDLHEFKQRYKQLQINKKSIKYDNGIPQEGYETNNSSNNFENDTEIDVYASDEL
- the LOC125242655 gene encoding pickpocket protein 28-like; amino-acid sequence: MSVIRIYYRRPRFVAMERSELVGLSQFLADVGGTLGLFLGFSFLTLAEIFYFFSIKLCCTFQRQESKKSENSSNIDDV